Part of the Clostridium sporogenes genome, AAGTAAGCTCTATCACTAATGGTACTGTTGATGTAACTCAGTTAAATTCATTAACTAGCGGTACAGTAAATGTAACACAATTAAATTCATTGACAAGCGGTACAATTGCTAAAGTAAGTTCTATCACTAATGGAACCATTACTAAAGTAGATTCTATCACTAACGGAACTGTTGATGTAACTCAATTAAGTTCATTAACAAATGGTACTATTACTAAAGTAAGTTCTATCACTAATGGTACTGTTGATGTAACTCAGTTAAACTCATTAACTAGCGGTACAGTAAATGTAACACAATTAAATTCATTGACAAGCGGTACAATTGCTAAAGTAAGTTCTATCACTAATGGAACCATTACTAAAGTAGATTCTATCACTAACGGAACTGTTGATGTAACTCAACTTAGTTCATTAACAAATGGTACTATTACTAAAGTAAGTTCTATCACTAATGGTACTGTTGATGTAACTCAAGTTAATTCATTGACAAGCGGTACGGTAAATGTAACACAATTAAACTCATTAACAAGTGGTACAATCGCTAAAGTAGACTCATTAGCTAGCGGTACAATCGCTAAAGTAAGTTCAATTACAGGCGGCACTGTAAATGTTACTAAAGTAAATTCATTAACAAGTGGTACAATTGCTAAAGTAGATTCATTAGCTAATGGTACAATCGCTAAAGTAAGTTCAATTACAGGCGGTACTGTAAATGTAACGCAATTAAATTCATTGACAAGTGGTACAATCGCTAAGGTAGATTCGTTAGCTAGCGGTACAATCGCTAACGTAAGTTCAGTTACTAACGGAACAATTAATGTAAACATTAATAATAGATATTTTGAACAAACTTCTGAAACAGTTTCTTCTATAGCATTGGCTACACCACAATATAGTACTCCAGTAGACACTTCAAAAATGCAGGATATTACCTGGTATGTTAAGAAAGTTGCTGGTGGCACTATGCCAGTAACAATTAGTGTAGCAGTATGTCCGGAGCAAAACGGAACCTATGTTCTAGTTGGCGAAACAGCTACTGTTGGAGCAGTTGGAAGTGCTAAGGCCTTGAGCAGTTCTTATTATATGCATTATACAAAAGTTTATTGTACAAGTGCTGCAACTACAAACCAAAGTGTACAAGTCTTCTTTAACGGTAGGTATTAATAATTTAGCCAAGAAGTACCTCTTGATACTTCTTGGTTTCTTTGAAATAGAGGTGATTATATATAATGAGTCATGATATAAGTTTATGCATGATTGTTAAGAATGAAGAAGAAAACTTAGGAAGATGTTTAGAAAGTATAAAAGATTTAGTAGATGAAATAATAGTGGTAGATACTGGTTCTACAGATAAAACTGTGGAAATAGCAGAACAATATGGTGCAAAAATTCATTATTTTGAATGGTGCAATGATTTTAGTGCTGCTAGAAATGAGTCTTTAAAATATGCCTCAAAAGATTGGATTTTGATAATGGATGGCGATGATGAGTTTTGCAGTGAAGATAAAGAAAAATTCAAAAATCTTATAGAAAAAGATTTGAATGAAAATACAATATACTTTTTTGAAACATTAAATTACTCTGGATACAGTATAACCACCACCGATATAAGCATAAATTTGAATCCAAGACTATTTAAAAACAATTATGGGTTTCATTATGAGGGAGAAGTTCATAATCAGTTAATTAACTATGAAAATGATGTAAAAGGCAAAACTTATGATATAAGAATATATCACTATGGTTATTTAAATAAAAATATTGTATCTAAAGATAAAAGGAATAGAAATATTGCGCTTTTAAGAGAACAAATAAAAAAAGGAGAAGATATTAAATTTGCATATTTTAATTTAGGTAATGAGTATTTTGCTTTAGAGGATAAAAAATCAGCTTTAGATAATTATTATAAATCTTATACTGATTTTGATCCAGGAACAGGATATGCATCAAGATTAATAGAGAGAATAGTCATATCAAACTATACTTTAAAAAATTATGACAAGGCTTTGGAATTCATTCAAATTGGAACAAAATATTATCCAGACTTTACTGATCTATATTATTTAAAAGGAATTATATTACAAGAACAAAATAGCCCCCTTTTAGCAATAAAGGCCTTTGAAAAATGTATAGAAATTGGAGAACCACCGTCAGTTTTAAAATCCATTTATGGGGTAGGTGGATTTAGACCCAAATACGAATTATCAAAAATTTATATGGATTTAAAAGATTATGATACTGCATATAAGTACTCTGTTGATACTATTAAAGCAAAACCGGATTTTTTAGTACCCCTTTATAATATATGTCATATATTAAAAGAGAAAAAAATTAATATAGAAGAAATGAAAAAAATTTTAGAAAATTTCTTCACTGACTTTCCAAGGGAATATCCTATAATTGCAGATTTATTTTATATGGAAGGATACTATGAAACAGCTTTGGAGTATATAAACAAAAGTGAAGAATCTGGAGTTCTTTCAGAAAATCTAAAAATATTTAAAGTTAAATCTTTATTATACTCATGTAAAATTGATGAATGTATAAAATATATTGACGATATAGATGAAAAAAATTTATATTACTTTCAAATAATGATGTATAAATCTCTATGTTTTATCATAAGAGATAAATATGATCTAGCCAGTGTTGCGATAAATCAGTTCAATAAAAGTAATTTATCCGAATACAACAAAACTACTTTAAAAGTATATAAAGAAATGATTAATTCATTTACAAACAAAAATACTAATGTCTTATCAGAAGATAAAACTATGCTAGATTTTACTCCAGTTGTTCTACAAATATGTGAAGTTATGCTTATAAACAAGGAGTTTAATAAATTCGAAAAAATCTTAAATTTATTAAATTTAATAAGCGATCAGTCCGTATTGCTAAATTTAGGTAAATTGTATTTTAAATACGGTTATAAAGATATAGCTAAAAAAGAGATTATTCGATCAATAAAAATGTTTGAAGTTATTGACCAAGAAGGAGCAAATATATTAAAAAATCTTCTATAATAGTTTAAACTACTAAGAATATTTACTAAAGATAAAAAATTTGTAAAAGTAGGAGAAGATATTCTATAAAATCTTCTATAATTGGGAGTGATGAAAATGCTTACTGAACCTACTAAAATATTTACTAAGGATGAAGAGCTTACAGAAGTAACCGGAGATATTTTAAACTGGCTTGAAACCTATAGTCCACCGCCATTATCAAGTAATGTAACTCTAGTTGGGAAAAAATTTACTGAATATAGTTTAGATGTTACTGCTCTAAGTAGTTATCAATATACTCCACCCTTTGAAACAATGCAACAATCTCTAGTTACTTTTTTCGTAAAAAATATCGGTTCAAATAGTGCAAAAGTTAAATTACAAATAAGTCCTAAAGAAAATGAAGCAGATTATGGATATACTGATGATAGTCTTGTCACTATAGATGTAAATCCAGGAAAAATAGTTACGTTGGTGCCTATGATTTTTTCAAGATATGTTAGAATAGCATATAAATCAGATTTAGGAACAAATTTAAAAATAATTGCTCAAATGCAAATATAAACTTCAAATCAAAAGGAACTATCTCATTTTGAGATAGTTCCTTTTGATTTGAAGAAAACCACTAATAAAATACTTTTTAATATATAATTTTATTTTTATTTCAAATATAAAACATATTTAAACCTTAATTGTTTTATATATTGTGACTGTAGCATCCTCAACAGGATAACTTTCAGCATGAGTAATTAAAATTCTAGCATAAGACATATATGCAGTTGTAGTTAATATTATATTGTCATCTTTCAAAAGAATATAATCACTAGTATAAGGAGGTTTATTATCTATCCAATTTATATTATCAGAACTAAGCTGAATCCTTACACTAATAGCTCCAAGCCCATGATTTTCTATTGCAAAAGTACCTATATTAGGACCAAGAGGAATGGCCGAAGAATTAGCAAAATCATCTGCTGATAATAGTTCAACCGTTTCAGTAGGGTACTCACTCAAGCCTTCATGATATCCGTAGTATATTTCTAAATTAGGAAATTTAGTACCATCATTATCAAATGTGCTCGAAAAACCGACAAAGCTAGCCTGAGTTTCTAACCCTTTCATTAGCATACCATAATTAAGGGTAGGTGAATTGTACCACTTTATTAACAAATTCTTTATATCGACTTCAACAAATTGATTAATCTCTGAATTTATATTTAATGTTGCATAAGGGTTGTCCTCAAATGATGGTTGATTTGAGTAAGTGACAGTATATTTATCAAAGGGTTGAAGCAAATTGTGGATTGTTATCGGTTTTGTAAAATTATTAACAATGTTTATCTTCACATAAAGTCTTAATATAGCTTTATCAATAAATATATTCGATGGAAGACTAGAAATATCAAAGTACATTAGTGTTCTGTATATATTATCTTGAGTATAGTATCTACCACAACCTAGTAAAGGTTGACCATTAAAATTAGTATTGGGATAAAGCTTTGCAACATACAAATCAGCTTGGGGAATTTTTCTTGAATTTCCTACAAAGGCCATAAAATCCACTCCTTTATTGTAGTTAACCATTTGTAAATTTCATATAAAATTTTTCCCCTATAAATCATAATATGATTATAATTTATGATTTGTGATTAAAGTAAATTCATTAAAATTTACTTTTCGTTATTACCAAGGCAATAGATCCTTTCTCCCTGCATCATTGCTCAAAACAGCTGGAACTATTTTAGTATTTTCACTCATATGTTTAAAACATCTTTCTTTTGCTATTTTACTTATCTTTACAAATATTAGATTTTTCCCTTTGAAGCCTCACCACCTATTATAATCATTTCTGGATCAAGAGAAGTAATTACATTGGCAACATATATCTACAGGGAAAAATACTATTACGCACATAAAATAGCAAAGAATTATAAGCCAAGGTGAATAATTATGCATTAAGCTAATTAAAAGCCCTAATTTTACTCCTGGCAACAAAGAAATTCCTGTAATAAATCTAGATGATAGATCTAAAATAAAAGCAGATACATCCTTTTATTACAATGCTTCTAACATACAAGATAGTATAATATTAGAAGAAAAGCTTATACCAAGATTCCCTTTTAGTCAGGATGGAACCCCTATAGAATCTACGTTTTCCCCAAAAATATTACAATATGATACTAATTATATATTACAAATAAGAAATGAGGATTTTTACCCTACTAATGTTATGTTAAATATGACATTTTATGAATCAGGTACTTAGCCCTATATATAAGAATAAGCGAAAATGTGCTCTCTTGTCTTTATATATTTCCACTCTTTATCTATCTAATTTTTTAATTATTTTTATAGTCATAATATCTTCACTAAATTTAATTTAAATTATATTTTATTCCATGACTAACAATTCTAATCCCCCCTATTCTATAAGAGCTAGATAAACATTGTAAACTCCCTATATCTGTTAAATTAAAATTCACATATAGTAAAATATGTGAATTAGGTTTCATTTTATAATACTTTGAAATAACTACTAGTATACTTATAAAATCTATTCAATACATTTTAAAGACTTGTTGCTACAAACTAATGAAATTAATTCCATACTCTACGATATAATAGGTGTAAAAACCATACAAAACTTCAAAAATTCTATTAAAGGAGGCATATTTATGAATATATCTTTTTCACCCAAACATCAGATGGGTTCAATAAATTTAATTTATCCATCTAATGCTAAAACTTTTATTAACAATAGAAACTCTCAAAAGCAGGATCTTATTAACAAAGGTAATATATCCACATCATTTAAAGGAAATTCGCGAAAAAATGATGTATTAAAAAACTTAATGGAACAAAAGTCGAATTTGATGGAAATGAAAAATTCCACTATGGAAAGAGGATTAAAAAAAGATAATGATCCTTTAACTATAAAAGAAAAACTTGAAAGCATTGATAAACAAATTAAAGAAATTGATAAACAAATAAATGATCTTCAATTAGAAGAGCAACGTAATTCAATGGGAATTGAAAATAAAGATAAAGATAAGAAAACCCAAAATTCTAAAAAAACATCAAATACATATTCTGAAAAGGATATGAAAACAAATGAATCTATGGACAATCTTTTGAGCATTTCTAATGATCTATCAAAGGCTAAATCCTTATCATCTCAAAAGGCTTTAATGTTAGGTACAGCAAGGGTTTTAGATTGTGAAATAAAAACAGATGAAAAAAGAGGACTAGATCCTGTTAATAAAAAAAAGCAACTTGATAAAATAAAAAATGGTCTTGAAAGTATTAATAAAGAACTGGGTAACAACTTAAAAAATATAAACAATAATAATATAGAAAAT contains:
- a CDS encoding beta strand repeat-containing protein, whose product is MANSIVFSNSAEELKTSVFGYDGSNYLPLKVNQYGELDVNVGTISKIDSITNGTIDVTQVNSLTNGTITKVSSITNGTVDVTQLNSLTSGTIAKVGSITNGTITKVSSITNGTVDVTQLNSLTSGTIAKVSSITNGTITKVDSITNGTVDVTQLSSLTNGTITKVSSITNGTVDVTQLNSLTSGTIAKVGSITNGTITKVDSITNGTVDVTQLSSLTSGTIAKVDSITNGTVDVTQLSSLTNGTITKVSSITNGTVDVTQLNSLTSGTVNVTQLNSLTSGTIAKVSSITNGTITKVDSITNGTVDVTQLSSLTNGTITKVSSITNGTVDVTQLNSLTSGTVNVTQLNSLTSGTIAKVSSITNGTITKVDSITNGTVDVTQLSSLTNGTITKVSSITNGTVDVTQVNSLTSGTVNVTQLNSLTSGTIAKVDSLASGTIAKVSSITGGTVNVTKVNSLTSGTIAKVDSLANGTIAKVSSITGGTVNVTQLNSLTSGTIAKVDSLASGTIANVSSVTNGTINVNINNRYFEQTSETVSSIALATPQYSTPVDTSKMQDITWYVKKVAGGTMPVTISVAVCPEQNGTYVLVGETATVGAVGSAKALSSSYYMHYTKVYCTSAATTNQSVQVFFNGRY
- a CDS encoding glycosyltransferase family 2 protein, with the translated sequence MSHDISLCMIVKNEEENLGRCLESIKDLVDEIIVVDTGSTDKTVEIAEQYGAKIHYFEWCNDFSAARNESLKYASKDWILIMDGDDEFCSEDKEKFKNLIEKDLNENTIYFFETLNYSGYSITTTDISINLNPRLFKNNYGFHYEGEVHNQLINYENDVKGKTYDIRIYHYGYLNKNIVSKDKRNRNIALLREQIKKGEDIKFAYFNLGNEYFALEDKKSALDNYYKSYTDFDPGTGYASRLIERIVISNYTLKNYDKALEFIQIGTKYYPDFTDLYYLKGIILQEQNSPLLAIKAFEKCIEIGEPPSVLKSIYGVGGFRPKYELSKIYMDLKDYDTAYKYSVDTIKAKPDFLVPLYNICHILKEKKINIEEMKKILENFFTDFPREYPIIADLFYMEGYYETALEYINKSEESGVLSENLKIFKVKSLLYSCKIDECIKYIDDIDEKNLYYFQIMMYKSLCFIIRDKYDLASVAINQFNKSNLSEYNKTTLKVYKEMINSFTNKNTNVLSEDKTMLDFTPVVLQICEVMLINKEFNKFEKILNLLNLISDQSVLLNLGKLYFKYGYKDIAKKEIIRSIKMFEVIDQEGANILKNLL
- a CDS encoding DUF6385 domain-containing protein, giving the protein MLTEPTKIFTKDEELTEVTGDILNWLETYSPPPLSSNVTLVGKKFTEYSLDVTALSSYQYTPPFETMQQSLVTFFVKNIGSNSAKVKLQISPKENEADYGYTDDSLVTIDVNPGKIVTLVPMIFSRYVRIAYKSDLGTNLKIIAQMQI
- a CDS encoding DNRLRE domain-containing protein — protein: MAFVGNSRKIPQADLYVAKLYPNTNFNGQPLLGCGRYYTQDNIYRTLMYFDISSLPSNIFIDKAILRLYVKINIVNNFTKPITIHNLLQPFDKYTVTYSNQPSFEDNPYATLNINSEINQFVEVDIKNLLIKWYNSPTLNYGMLMKGLETQASFVGFSSTFDNDGTKFPNLEIYYGYHEGLSEYPTETVELLSADDFANSSAIPLGPNIGTFAIENHGLGAISVRIQLSSDNINWIDNKPPYTSDYILLKDDNIILTTTAYMSYARILITHAESYPVEDATVTIYKTIKV